The Pyrus communis chromosome 9, drPyrComm1.1, whole genome shotgun sequence genome has a segment encoding these proteins:
- the LOC137744175 gene encoding FACT complex subunit SPT16-like encodes MAEQRKGNVKTANGKPSATATATASAYSIDLNNFSKRLKMMYLHWREHRSDLWGESDALAIATPPTSEDLRYLKSSAMNIWLLGYEFPETIMVFSKKQIHVLCSQKKASLLDVVIKPAKEAVGVEVVMHVKLKGQDGTGLMDSIFRAINAHSSSDAPIVGHIAREAPEGKLLETWSEKLKNANFELSDVTNGFSDLFAVKDLVELTYVKKAAYLTSSVMKTFVVPKLEKVIDEEKKISHSSLMDETEKVILEPARIKVKLTAANVDICYPPIFQSGGEFDLKPSASSNDENLCYDSTSVIICAVGSRYKSYCSNIARTYLIDANSIQSKAYEVLLKAQEAAIGNLKSGKKLSAAYLAALSVVEKEAPELTGNLTKTAGTGIGLEFRESGLNLNAKNDRVLRPGMVFNVSLGFQNVQAKTKDPKTQIFSLLIADTVIVGKETPEVLTNSSKAVKDVAYSFNDDDDEEEERAKPRSSSKGARSAMSKATLRSDNHEMSKEELRRQHQAELARQKNEETARRLAGGGSTANDNRGAGKTVGDLIAYKNVNDLPAPKELMIQVDQRNEAILLPVYGNMIPFHIATVKSVSSQQDTNRNCYIRIIFNVPGTPFSPHDANTLKFQGSIYLKEVSFRSKDPRHISEVVQQIKTLRRQVASRESERAERATLVTQEKLQISGAKFKPKRLPDLWIRPVFGGRGRKLTGSLEAHANGFRYSTSRSEERVDVMFSNIKHAFFQPAEKEMITLLHFHLHDHIMVGNKKTKDVQFYAEVMDVVQTLGGGRRSNYDPDEIEEEQRERERKNKINMEFQNFVNRVNDSWGQPPFKSLDLEFDQPLRELGFHGVPHKASAYIVPTSSCLVELIETPFVVITLSEIEIVNLERVGLGQKNFDLTVVFKDFKRDVFRIDSIPSTSLDGIKEWLDTTDLKYYESRLNLNWRPILKTITEDPEKFIEDGGWEFLNMDISDSDSDNSQESDRGYVPSDVQSDSGSDEEDDDSESLVESEDDEEEESGEDSEEAEGKTWEELEREASHADREKGNASDSEEERARRKVKAFGKARVPDKRNLGGSLPKRPKFR; translated from the coding sequence ATGGCTGAGCAACGTAAGGGTAATGTCAAAACTGCAAATGGGAAGCCATCAGCAACCGCCACAGCAACCGCCAGTGCATATTCCATTGATCTCAATAACTTCAGCAAGCGGTTAAAGATGATGTATTTGCATTGGAGGGAACATCGTAGTGATCTATGGGGTGAATCTGATGCACTTGCAATAGCAACTCCTCCAACTTCTGAGGATCTGCGGTATCTGAAATCCTCCGCAATGAATATCTGGTTGCTCGGttatgagttcccagaaactaTCATGGTTTTCTCAAAGAAGCAGATCCATGTTTTGTGTAGCCAGAAAAAGGCTTCTCTCCTTGATGTTGTGATAAAGCCTGCAAAAGAGGCTGTTGGTGTTGaagttgtgatgcatgtgaaacTCAAAGGCCAGGATGGAACTGGACTGATGGATAGCATATTTAGAGCTATAAATGCCCACTCGAGCTCCGATGCTCCTATTGTTGGACACATAGCAAGAGAGGCTCCTGAAGGGAAGCTTTTGGAGACTTGGAGTGAGAAGTTGAAGAATGCTAATTTTGAGTTGAGTGATGTGACCAATGGGTTCTCAGACTTGTTTGCCGTCAAAGACCTGGTTGAGCTTACATATGTGAAGAAAGCGGCATACTTGACTTCATCAGTGATGAAGACATTTGTGGTACCTAAGCTTGAGAAGGTCATTGATGAGGAAAAGAAAATTTCCCATTCTTCATTGATGGATGAAACGGAAAAGGTCATATTGGAGCCTGCAAGAATTAAGGTGAAGCTGACAGCAGCAAATGTTGATATTTGCTATCCTCCAATTTTTCAGAGTGGGGGAGAATTTGATCTGAAGCCAAGTGCTTCAAGCAATGATGAGAACCTTTGTTATGACTCTACTAGTGTGATTATATGTGCTGTTGGATCAAGGTATAAAAGCTACTGCTCAAATATTGCTCGAACCTATCTGATTGATGCAAATTCTATTCAGAGCAAGGCATATGAGGTTCTGCTTAAAGCTCAAGAAGCTGCAATCGGTAATTTAAAATCTGGGAAGAAGTTAAGTGCTGCATACCTAGCTGCACTCTCAGTAGTTGAAAAGGAGGCTCCAGAGCTGACTGGAAACTTGACCAAAACAGCTGGAACTGGAATTGGCCTTGAATTTCGTGAGTCGGGGCTTAATCTTAATGCTAAGAATGATCGAGTTTTGAGACCAGGCATGGTTTTCAACGTTTCTCTGGGTTTCCAGAACGTGCAGGCAAAGACAAAAGACCCTAAGACCCAGATATTTTCACTGTTAATAGCAGATACAGTTATTGTTGGTAAAGAGACCCCAGAAGTATTGACTAATTCAAGCAAAGCTGTTAAGGATGTGGCATACTCATTcaatgatgacgatgatgaagaagaagagcgTGCAAAACCTAGATCCAGTAGTAAAGGTGCCAGGAGTGCCATGAGTAAGGCCACACTTAGATCAGACAACCATGAAATGTCTAAAGAAGAGCTACGAAGGCAGCACCAAGCCGAACTTGCCCGCCAAAAGAATGAAGAAACTGCTAGAAGGCTTGCTGGTGGGGGTTCTACAGCTAACGATAATCGTGGTGCTGGGAAGACGGTTGGTGATCTGATTGCATATAAGAATGTCAATGATCTGCCTGCTCCAAAAGAGTTGATGATTCAGGTTGACCAGAGGAATGAAGCTATCCTCTTGCCGGTTTATGGAAACATGATTCCTTTCCACATAGCCACTGTGAAGAGTGTTTCCAGCCAGCAGGACACTAACCGGAATTGCTACATCCGTATAATCTTTAATGTACCTGGTACCCCATTTAGCCCTCATGATGCAAACACCCTGAAGTTTCAAGGGTCAATTTATTTAAAGGAAGTTTCATTCCGTTCCAAGGACCCAAGGCATATAAGTGAAGTAGTACAGCAAATTAAAACTCTTCGCAGACAGGTTGCCTCAAGGGAGTCTGAAAGAGCTGAAAGGGCAACTTTAGTCACACAGGAGAAGCTGCAAATTTCAGGAGCCAAATTCAAGCCAAAAAGATTGCCAGACCTATGGATTCGTCCTGTTTTTGGGGGTCGTGGAAGAAAGCTCACTGGATCACTGGAAGCCCATGCAAATGGGTTCCGGTATTCTACTTCAAGGTCTGAAGAACGTGTCGATGTTATGTTTAGCAATATCAAACATGCATTTTTCCAGCCAGCTGAGAAGGAAATGATTACCCTGCTGCACTTTCATCTGCACGATCATATTATGGTAGGAAACAAAAAGACCAAGGACGTGCAATTTTATGCGGAGGTGATGGATGTAGTGCAGACACTGGGAGGTGGAAGGAGGTCAAACTATGATCCTGATGAGATCGAGGAAGAGCAacgtgaaagggaaagaaagaacaaaattaatatgGAGTTCCAGAACTTTGTGAACCGAGTAAATGATTCGTGGGGGCAACCTCCATTCAAATCACTTGATCTTGAGTTTGATCAGCCCCTTAGGGAGCTTGGCTTCCATGGAGTACCTCATAAAGCCTCAGCTTACATTGTCCCAACTTCAAGCTGTCTGGTTGAGCTGATAGAGACACCTTTTGTGGTAATTACTCTGAGCGAGATTGAAATAGTAAACCTTGAGAGAGTTGGTTTAGGGCAAAAGAACTTTGATTTGACTGTTGTTTTCAAGGACTTCAAGCGAGATGTCTTCCGAATTGATTCCATTCCCTCGACATCACTAGATGGCATTAAGGAGTGGTTAGACACAACTGATCTCAAGTATTATGAGAGTAGGTTGAATCTCAACTGGCGTCCTATTCTCAAAACCATTACTGAAGACCCTGAGAAGTTCATAGAGGATGGTGGATGGGAATTTTTGAACATGGATATTAGTGATTCGGATTCTGACAATTCTCAGGAGTCTGACCGTGGGTATGTGCCTTCAGATGTGCAGTCGGATTCAGGTTCAGACGAGGAGGATGATGACAGCGAGTCATTAGTGGAGTCGGAAgatgatgaggaagaagaaTCCGGGGAAGACTCAGAAGAGGCCGAAGGAAAGACATGGGAAGAGTTGGAGAGAGAAGCAAGCCACGCAGACAGGGAAAAAGGGAATGCGTCTGACAGTGAAGAGGAGAGGGCCAGAAGGAAGGTCAAGGCTTTTGGAAAGGCTCGAGTACCCGACAAGAGGAACCTTGGTGGCAGCCTTCCCAAGAGGCCAAAATTTAGGTGA
- the LOC137744177 gene encoding FACT complex subunit SPT16-like: MADRRHGNSQPANGKTAAGAGSAYNIDLKVFSERLKLLYSHWNEHRSDLWGSSDVVAIATPKASEDLRYLKSSALNIWLVGYEFPETIMVFMKKQIHFLCSAKKVSLLEVVEKSAKEAVGVDVVMHEKTRSDDGSGLMEAIFRAIRAQSKADGHDTAVVGHIAREAPEGNLLESWSKKLEDANFELGDVTNGLSDLFAVKDNEEILNIKRAAVLSASVMTEVVVKKLETVIDEEKKVTHSSLMDEAEKAIMEPSKAKVKLRADNVDICYPPIFQSGGQFDLRPSAASNDELLYYDSASAIICAVGSRYKSYCSNIARSFLIDATSSQSKAYEVLFKAHNAAISELKPGKKVSDAYQAALAVVEKEAPEFVSNLTKSAGTGIGLEFRESGLNINAKNERLVKAGMVFNVSLGFQNLQSGRSNPKNQNYALLLADTVVIGNDKPEVVTSRSSKNLQDVAYSFNDGDEEEAEEPKKPKGEANGKEALLSKTTLRSDNHEISKEELRRQHQAELARQKNEETARRLAGGGSGSGDNRSAAKALTDLVAYKNVNDVVPPKGLNQLMIQIDQKNEAVLLPIYGSMIPFHVATIRTVSSQQDTNRNCYIRIMFNVPGTPFSPHDANSLKNLGSIYLKEVSFRSKDPRHISEVVQAIKGLRRQVVSRESLIAEKATLVTQEKLQIAGNRFKPIRLSDLWIRPVFGGRGRKIPGTLEAHANGFRYSTTRQEERLDVMFANIKHAFFQPAENEMITLLHFHLHNDIMVGNKKTKNVQFYVEVMDTVQTLGGSRRSAYDPDEIEEEQRERDRKNKVNMNFQSFVNRVNELWGQSQFRDLEFDQPLRELGFHGVPHKSSAFIVPTSACLVELIETPFLVVSLSEIEIVNLERVGLGQKNFDMTIVFKDFKRDVLRIDSIPSTALDGIKEWLDTTDLKYYESRLNLNWKQILKTITDDPQSFIEDGGWEFLNLEASDSESEQSEESDQGYEPSDIESAESEESDDEDSDSESVVESEDDDGEAESDEDGLSWDELEREASNADREKGNEYDSEEDRKRRKTKAFGKSRAPPPSSIPKRTKMR, translated from the coding sequence ATGGCTGATCGTCGACATGGAAATAGCCAGCCCGCTAATGGGAAGACTGCTGCCGGAGCAGGAAGTGCCTATAATATTGATTTGAAAGTATTCAGTGAGAGGTTGAAGTTACTTTATTCTCATTGGAATGAACATCGATCTGATTTGTGGGGCTCTTCTGATGTTGTTGCAATAGCGACACCAAAAGCATCAGAAGATCTGCGGTACCTTAAATCTTCAGCATTGAATATTTGGTTGGTGGGTTATGAGTTTCCAGAGACCATTATGGTTTTCATGAAGAAGCAGATTCATTTCCTGTGCAGTGCGAAGAAGGTGTCTTTGCTGGAAGTTGTAGAAAAGTCTGCCAAGGAAGCTGTGGGTGTTGATGTTGTGATGCATGAGAAGACAAGGAGTGATGATGGAAGTGGTCTGATGGAGGCAATTTTCCGTGCCATTCGTGCTCAGTCGAAGGCTGATGGCCATGACACAGCTGTTGTTGGACATATTGCAAGGGAGGCCCCTGAGGGAAACCTCTTGGAATCATGGTCCAAGAAACTTGAGGATGCAAATTTTGAGTTGGGCGATGTAACAAATGGGTTGTCTGACCTGTTTGCTGTTAAGGACAATGAAGAGATTTTGAATATCAAGAGAGCTGCTGTCTTGTCTGCTAGTGTCATGACCGAAGTAGTTGTAAAAAAACTTGAGACTGTTATTGATGAGGAGAAGAAAGTCACCCATTCTTCTTTGATGGATGAGGCAGAGAAGGCTATAATGGAACCCTCTAAAGCTAAAGTGAAGCTCCGGGCTGATAATGTTGATATATGTTACCCCCCAATATTTCAGAGTGGAGGACAGTTTGATCTCAGACCCAGTGCTGCTAGCAATGATGAGTTGCTTTATTATGATTCTGCTAGTGCGATCATATGTGCAGTTGGGTCCCGCTACAAGAGTTACTGCTCAAATATTGCCAGGTCCTTTTTGATTGATGCTACTTCCAGTCAGAGTAAGGCATATGAAGTTCTCTTCAAGGCCCATAATGCAGCCATTAGTGAGTTGAAGCCTGGGAAAAAGGTCAGTGATGCTTATCAAGCTGCCCTTGCTGTGGTGGAGAAGGAGGCTCCTGAATTTGtatcaaatttgacaaaatcGGCTGGGACTGGTATTGGCCTTGAGTTCCGTGAATCTGGGTTGAATATAAATGCAAAGAATGAGCGGTTGGTGAAAGCAGGCATGGTCTTTAATGTGTCGCTTGGGTTTCAGAACTTACAGAGTGGTCGCAGCAATCCCAAAAACCAGAACTATGCTTTGTTGCTTGCGGACACTGTGGTTATCGGCAATGACAAGCCAGAGGTGGTGACAAGTAGAAGCTCTAAGAATCTTCAGGATGTGGCGTACTCCTTTAATGATggagatgaagaggaagctgaagaaccaaaaaaaccaaaaggtGAGGCTAATGGAAAGGAGGCCTTATTGTCTAAGACAACACTGAGGTCAGACAATCATGAGATTTCGAAGGAGGAACTCCGCAGGCAACATCAGGCAGAACTTGCCCGtcagaaaaatgaagaaactgcCCGCAGACTTGCTGGTGGTGGATCTGGGTCGGGTGACAATCGTTCTGCAGCAAAGGCTTTAACGGATTTAGTTGCCTACAAGAATGTAAATGATGTCGTTCCTCCAAAAGGTCTGAATCAACTGATGATTCAGATTGACCAGAAGAACGAAGCTGTTCTGTTGCCTATTTATGGCAGTATGATCCCTTTTCATGTTGCCACCATAAGGACAGTTTCCAGTCAACAGGACACCAATCGGAACTGTTATATCAGAATCATGTTTAATGTCCCTGGGACTCCTTTCAGTCCTCATGATGCTAACTCACTGAAAAACCTTGGGTCTATATATTTAAAAGAAGTTTCATTTCGCTCCAAGGATCCAAGGCACATAAGTGAAGTGGTACAGGCGATTAAAGGGCTGCGAAGGCAAGTTGTATCCAGGGAGTCCTTGATAGCTGAGAAGGCGACACTGGTTACTCAGGAGAAACTCCAAATAGCGGGTAACAGATTTAAGCCAATAAGATTGTCTGACCTTTGGATTAGACCTGTTTTTGGTGGCCGTGGAAGAAAGATTCCTGGTACTCTTGAAGCTCATGCAAATGGGTTTCGCTATTCTACCACCAGGCAAGAGGAGCGCCTGGATGTCATGTTTGCAAATATTAAGCATGCCTTTTTCCAGCCAGCAGAGAATGAAATGATCACTCTCTTGCACTTTCATCTGCACAATGACATCATGGTGGGCAACAAAAAAACGAAAAACGTGCAATTCTATGTTGAAGTGATGGACACAGTTCAGACCTTGGGAGGAAGCAGGAGGTCTGCCTATGATCCAGATGAGATTGAAGAAGAGCAGCGAGAGAGGGATAGGAAAAACAAAGTCAATATGAATTTTCAGAGCTTTGTGAATCGGGTTAATGAGCTTTGGGGGCAGTCACAGTTTAGGGACCTTGAGTTTGATCAACCTCTGAGAGAGCTTGGTTTCCATGGTGTACCTCATAAATCCTCAGCATTTATTGTCCCTACTTCAGCCTGCTTGGTTGAACTGATAGAAACTCCTTTCCTTGTTGTCAGTCTAAGTGAGATTGAGATTGTGAATCTGGAAAGAGTTGGCCTTGGGCAGAAGAATTTTGACATGACAATTGTATTCAAGGACTTCAAAAGGGATGTTCTCCGGATTGATTCAATCCCTTCAACAGCGCTTGATGGTATCAAGGAATGGCTTGACACGACTGACCTCAAGTATTATGAGAGCAGGCTGAATCTGAACTGGAAACAGATACTGAAGACAATCACCGATGACCCGCAGAGCTTCATTGAAGATGGAGGTTGGGAATTTTTGAATTTGGAAGCGTCTGATTCAGAGTCTGAACAGTCGGAGGAGTCAGACCAGGGTTATGAACCATCGGATATAGAATCTGCTGAATCGGAAGAATCAGACGATGAGGATTCTGATAGTGAGTCGGTTGTGGAGTCTGAGGATGATGACGGAGAAGCAGAGTCAGATGAGGATGGGTTATCGTGGGATGAGCTAGAGAGGGAAGCAAGCAATGCAGATAGGGAGAAAGGGAACGAATATGACAGTGAGGAGGACAGGAAGAGAAGGAAGACGAAAGCTTTTGGGAAGTCTCGAGCCCCACCTCCTAGTAGCATCCCGAAGCGGACTAAGATGCGATAG